A portion of the Chryseobacterium tructae genome contains these proteins:
- a CDS encoding response regulator transcription factor: protein MPHILLVEDDDRLSKLITKGLQEAEFEVSTAYDGATGLKLALQKNYDLVVTDIVLPKKSGLEFCNEIKALKPNLPVVMLTALGTTDDKLEGFDAGADDYMTKPFEMRELVARINVLLKRFSQQRQQKIFVLKYEGIEMNLEQKTVSRDQVPIKLTPKEFNLLKFMMENSEKVLSRSDIAEKVWETHFDTGTNFIDVYINYLRKKIDRDFENKLIHTKAGMGFILKKGYETGNI from the coding sequence ATGCCTCATATTTTATTAGTAGAAGACGATGACAGACTTTCTAAGCTTATTACAAAAGGGCTTCAGGAAGCTGAATTTGAAGTAAGCACAGCATATGATGGAGCAACAGGATTGAAACTGGCATTGCAAAAAAATTATGACCTGGTAGTCACCGATATTGTTCTCCCTAAAAAAAGCGGTCTTGAATTTTGTAATGAAATAAAAGCTTTGAAACCTAATCTTCCCGTGGTCATGCTTACAGCATTAGGAACAACAGATGATAAATTGGAAGGGTTTGATGCCGGAGCTGATGATTATATGACCAAACCTTTTGAAATGCGTGAGTTGGTGGCAAGAATCAATGTTCTGTTGAAGCGTTTTTCACAACAAAGACAACAAAAAATTTTTGTGCTTAAATATGAAGGTATTGAAATGAATCTGGAGCAAAAGACAGTAAGCAGAGATCAGGTTCCTATCAAGCTGACTCCTAAAGAGTTTAACCTACTCAAATTCATGATGGAAAATTCTGAAAAAGTACTTTCCAGAAGTGATATTGCAGAAAAAGTATGGGAAACTCATTTTGATACCGGAACCAACTTTATTGATGTATATATCAATTATCTGCGAAAAAAAATTGACAGAGATTTTGAAAATAAGCTCATCCATACTAAAGCCGGAATGGGTTTTATTCTGAAAAAAGGCTACGAAACGGGAAATATTTAA
- a CDS encoding YiiX/YebB-like N1pC/P60 family cysteine hydrolase — translation MSEFKMQIIKKAGIAGLLCLLLLFLVQCTAHQNTVQLQNGDLLFVTAKETGLSGAINNVTQTQKIASFDHIGILEKQGKKLFVLHAAPKGGSQKQSLKDFVEDQKKDQQHIVLYRLKPEYRKSIPVAIEKAHSMLGKPYNFNYILDESSYYCSDFVERAFREDHIFKLEPMTFKDPKTGKINTFWEDFYGKKNLKVPEGEPGCNPNGLAGSEKLERIGEL, via the coding sequence ATGTCAGAATTTAAAATGCAAATTATTAAAAAGGCTGGAATTGCAGGGCTTTTATGCTTATTGTTACTGTTTTTGGTTCAATGTACTGCTCATCAAAATACAGTTCAGCTTCAAAACGGAGATTTACTTTTTGTTACCGCTAAAGAAACAGGGTTGTCCGGAGCTATTAATAATGTTACCCAAACACAAAAAATAGCCTCTTTCGATCACATTGGTATTTTGGAAAAGCAAGGAAAGAAATTATTTGTTTTGCATGCAGCTCCAAAAGGAGGCTCACAAAAGCAAAGTTTAAAAGACTTTGTAGAGGATCAAAAAAAAGATCAGCAACATATTGTGCTCTACCGCCTGAAGCCCGAATATCGGAAATCAATTCCTGTTGCTATTGAAAAAGCACATTCTATGTTGGGGAAGCCTTACAACTTCAATTATATTTTAGATGAAAGTTCTTATTACTGTTCAGATTTTGTAGAAAGAGCTTTTCGGGAGGATCACATTTTTAAATTGGAACCTATGACGTTCAAAGATCCTAAAACAGGAAAAATCAATACATTTTGGGAAGACTTTTACGGCAAGAAAAATCTGAAAGTTCCTGAAGGAGAGCCTGGTTGTAATCCCAATGGATTAGCAGGATCAGAAAAACTAGAAAGGATAGGAGAGCTTTAA
- a CDS encoding NIL domain-containing protein — protein sequence MITPNPSLQVFQNTLSLPKKELLLEIELNGKMKFEHLMSTIYNQMGICHRVLSANVEYVNGYSFGSVQLYINVNSEDYQKLEAYLNKNKLLSTTVEYLCRKYS from the coding sequence ATGATTACACCTAACCCTAGTTTGCAGGTTTTCCAAAATACACTGAGCCTGCCCAAAAAAGAATTATTATTGGAAATAGAATTGAATGGCAAAATGAAATTTGAACATTTAATGAGTACCATCTATAATCAAATGGGGATCTGTCATAGAGTGTTATCAGCAAACGTGGAATATGTGAACGGATATAGTTTTGGTTCGGTACAATTGTATATTAATGTGAATTCAGAAGACTATCAGAAGCTGGAAGCCTATCTGAATAAAAATAAACTTTTGAGTACCACGGTGGAGTATCTCTGCCGAAAGTATTCTTAG
- the murA gene encoding UDP-N-acetylglucosamine 1-carboxyvinyltransferase, whose protein sequence is MSGTFQIRGGKRLQGEITPQGAKNEALQILCAVLLTDEEVRIKNIPDIHDVNRLIEILGDFGVKVTKNGHGDYTFKADQVNFDYVKSNEFKKDGAKLRGSIMLMGPMLARYGEAYMPTPGGDKIGRRRLDTHFQGLVELGAEFHYDEEEYFYSLKATELRGKFILLEEASVTGTANIVMAAALAKGKTRIYNAACEPYLQQLCKMLNRMGANISGIGSNLLTIEGVDYLRGTEHTMLPDMVEIGSWIGLAAMTKSEITIKNVNWNQLGVIPNTFRKLGIQLEQSGDDIYIPAQEHYKIQKFIDGSILTISDAPWPGFTPDLLSIILVVATQAKGSILVHQKMFESRLFFVDKLIDMGAQIILCDPHRATVIGLNQEAPLRGTTMVSPDIRAGNALLIAALSAEGKSIIHNIEQIDRGYENIDGRLKALGADIERI, encoded by the coding sequence ATGAGTGGAACATTTCAGATAAGAGGAGGGAAAAGACTGCAGGGCGAAATAACTCCACAAGGAGCCAAAAATGAGGCTCTACAAATTTTATGTGCGGTTCTGTTGACAGACGAGGAAGTAAGAATTAAAAATATTCCGGATATCCATGATGTCAACAGATTGATTGAAATTCTTGGAGACTTTGGGGTAAAGGTTACTAAAAATGGTCATGGAGATTACACTTTCAAGGCCGATCAAGTCAACTTCGACTACGTAAAATCCAACGAATTTAAAAAAGACGGTGCAAAACTTCGTGGATCTATCATGCTGATGGGGCCAATGTTAGCTCGTTATGGGGAAGCTTATATGCCAACTCCGGGAGGAGATAAGATCGGAAGAAGAAGACTAGACACTCATTTCCAGGGATTGGTTGAACTTGGTGCTGAATTCCACTATGATGAAGAAGAATATTTCTATTCTTTAAAAGCAACAGAACTTAGAGGAAAATTCATCTTATTGGAAGAAGCTTCTGTAACCGGAACAGCAAATATTGTAATGGCTGCTGCTTTAGCAAAAGGAAAAACAAGAATTTATAACGCTGCCTGCGAACCTTACCTTCAGCAATTATGTAAAATGCTGAACAGAATGGGCGCTAATATTTCAGGAATCGGATCTAACCTTCTTACCATTGAAGGAGTGGATTATTTAAGAGGAACTGAACACACTATGCTTCCTGATATGGTAGAAATCGGATCATGGATTGGCCTTGCTGCTATGACAAAATCTGAAATCACCATCAAAAACGTAAACTGGAACCAATTGGGAGTAATTCCTAATACCTTCAGAAAACTGGGAATTCAGCTTGAGCAAAGTGGTGATGATATCTACATCCCTGCTCAGGAACATTATAAAATTCAGAAATTTATTGACGGATCTATCCTTACGATTTCTGATGCTCCATGGCCTGGATTCACTCCGGATTTACTATCTATTATCTTAGTAGTGGCTACTCAGGCTAAAGGAAGTATCCTTGTTCACCAGAAAATGTTTGAATCAAGATTATTCTTTGTAGATAAATTAATCGATATGGGAGCTCAGATCATTTTATGTGATCCGCACAGAGCAACAGTAATCGGATTAAACCAGGAGGCTCCGTTAAGAGGAACTACAATGGTTTCTCCTGATATCAGAGCCGGAAATGCCCTTCTTATCGCAGCCCTTTCTGCAGAAGGAAAATCTATTATCCACAACATCGAGCAAATCGACAGAGGGTATGAAAACATCGACGGAAGACTAAAAGCACTTGGTGCTGACATCGAAAGAATCTAA
- a CDS encoding DUF4290 domain-containing protein: MEYNTQKTQLHMPEYGRIIQQLVERCKELPTKEERNEMAMAIIDFMGQRNPQLRDEENYKHKLWDHLFILANHDLDVESPYPFPTMEQLAEKPKRMEYPKLQGDFKFYGKSILQLIEKAIELETGDEKEALIEVIANNMKKSYNVYNKEHVTDDVIFRHLKELSENRLDLTGIDSLEKSKIYYTSNNNNRNNNNNNRNSNNSNNKNNNNQPNKRRHNNNHKNRK; this comes from the coding sequence ATGGAATACAATACCCAAAAAACTCAGCTTCATATGCCGGAATACGGCAGAATTATACAACAGTTGGTTGAGCGCTGCAAAGAACTTCCAACCAAAGAGGAAAGGAACGAAATGGCTATGGCAATCATCGATTTTATGGGTCAGAGAAACCCACAACTTCGCGACGAGGAAAATTATAAACATAAACTTTGGGACCATCTTTTTATTCTTGCTAATCATGATCTGGATGTAGAATCTCCTTATCCGTTTCCTACTATGGAACAATTGGCAGAAAAGCCTAAAAGAATGGAATACCCAAAACTTCAAGGTGACTTTAAATTTTACGGAAAAAGTATTCTTCAATTAATAGAAAAAGCAATTGAACTGGAAACAGGCGACGAAAAAGAAGCCCTTATCGAGGTTATTGCCAACAATATGAAGAAATCCTATAATGTTTACAATAAAGAACACGTAACGGATGATGTTATCTTCAGACACTTGAAAGAATTGTCTGAAAACAGGTTGGATCTTACAGGAATTGACTCTCTTGAAAAAAGTAAAATCTACTACACCAGTAATAACAACAACCGAAATAATAACAATAACAACAGGAACAGCAACAACAGCAATAATAAAAACAATAATAACCAGCCTAATAAGAGGAGGCATAATAACAATCATAAAAACAGAAAATAA